A window of Ipomoea triloba cultivar NCNSP0323 chromosome 2, ASM357664v1 contains these coding sequences:
- the LOC116004399 gene encoding protein NDR1-like has protein sequence MSDSGHGSGCLKCCFRFILTSGLTALFVWLSLRTTKPSCSISAVYFPALNTSDTSNATRSNHTLYFTINLKNKMKDKGVRYDAVQLRFYYGANTSVPIGNFTVPGFYQGHGNDADKSGNLTARGVPWDAAFGAVSNGSKAVFRMDLYTKVRYKIVLWYTKRHEFMVENATVEVDKSGKSYATRQHRSFHAPAMFSVTLFVLVLLL, from the coding sequence ATGTCAGATTCCGGCCACGGCAGCGGATGCCTCAAGTGCTGCTTCAGATTCATTCTCACTTCGGGCCTCACGGCCCTCTTCGTCTGGCTTAGTCTCCGCACCACCAAGCCTTCATGCTCCATTTCGGCCGTTTACTTCCCGGCGCTTAACACCTCCGACACCTCAAACGCCACGAGATCCAATCACACCCTCTACTTCACCATCAATCTCAAGAACAAGATGAAGGACAAGGGCGTCCGATACGACGCCGTTCAGCTCAGGTTCTATTATGGGGCCAACACCAGCGTTCCCATCGGCAATTTCACGGTTCCGGGCTTTTACCAGGGCCACGGCAACGACGCCGACAAATCCGGGAATTTAACCGCCCGTGGAGTGCCGTGGGACGCGGCTTTCGGGGCGGTTTCGAATGGGTCAAAGGCGGTTTTCCGGATGGATTTGTATACTAAAGTGAGGTATAAGATTGTGCTTTGGTACACGAAGAGGCACGAGTTTATGGTGGAAAACGCCACCGTGGAAGTCGATAAATCCGGTAAGAGCTACGCGACACGACAACACCGTTCCTTTCACGCGCCGGCTATGTTTTCCGTCACTTTATTTGTTCTGGTTTTGCTGTTGTGA
- the LOC116009758 gene encoding putative multidrug resistance protein — MMFIAPGLGFGTMMMKVAMQGIESYGVAGGIAEQAISSIRTVYSYAAEHQTLEKFSQALQKVIELGIKQGFARGLMMGSFGVIYISWGFQAWLGSVLVSKKGEKGGDIFVAGFNVLMAGLNILTALPNLTAITEAKAASIRISEMIDRNPAIDTEDKKGKALSYVRGEIQFKGVYFSYPSRPDTAVLQGLDATIPAGKTVGIVGGSGSGKSTVISLLQRFYDPIEGEIYLDGYKIKRLHLKWLRSQMGLVNQEPILFATSIKDNILFGKEDASMEDVERAAKAANAHDFIIKLPDAYETNVGQFGFQLSGGQKQRIAIARALIRDPRILLLDEATSALDAESERIVQEAIDHASIGRTAIVIAHRLSTIRMAKLIMVLQQGRVVESGSHAHLMEMNDGEYYNMVRMQQQSGIQHEATPSSHRQKIDKKRRHKMSVPSSPLSARSSAASTPVMYPFSPALSMSPAIPHSGIYSAPYSVQYEDSFDSDDEDRNKPAYPAPSQWRLLKMNAPEWPRALLGCIGAIGSGAVQPINAYCVGGLIAVYFRTDKSTIQSHARIYTYVFIGLGVFNMFTNVLQHYNFAVMGEKLTKRVREKLLEKLMTFEIGWFDQDENASAAICARISTEANMVRSLVGDRMSLLVQAIFAATFAYTLGLFLSWRLALVMMAAQPLLIGSFYARSVLMKSMSAKAQKAQREGSQLASEAVVNHRTITAFSSQKRIVGLFKATLEEPRKESIRQSWFAGMGLFSSQFLATASTALAYWYGGKLLTEGQISPEKLFRAFLALLFTAYTIAEAGSMTKDISRGSDAVRSVFAILDRESEIKPDSSVAVDAKKSEIMGRVEFKKVFFAYPTRPDQLIFKGLSLKISPGTTVALVGQSGSGKSSIIGLIERFYDPLKGAVYIDGRDIKDYKLRKLRSHIALVSQEPTLFAGTIYENIAYGKKNAKEAEIRKAAILANAHEFISGMKDGYETYCGERGAQLSGGQKQRIAIARAILKNPKILLLDEATSALDTISERLVQEALEKMMAGRTCIVVAHRLSTIQKATSIAVIKDGIVEEQGSHSELLSLAGAYYSLVKLQGSSTPYRQT; from the exons ATGATGTTCATCGCCCCGGGGCTTGGATTCGGGACAATGATGATGAAAGTGGCGATGCAGGGGATCGAGTCGTATGGGGTTGCTGGCGGGATTGCAGAGCAGGCGATTTCGTCTATAAGAACTGTATATTCTTATGCTGCTGAGCACCAAACTCTTGAGAAGTTCAGCCAAGCACTACAGAAAGTAATAGAGCTGGGGATTAAGCAAGGCTTTGCAAGGGGACTAATGATGGGAAGCTTTGGAGTGATTTATATCAGCTGGGGTTTTCAAGCATGGCTTGGATCTGTTCTGGTCAGTAAGAAGGGCGAAAAGGGCGGTGATATTTTCGTAGCGGGATTCAACGTTCTAATGGCGGGACT AAATATCTTGACAGCTCTTCCAAATCTCACTGCGATAACAGAAGCAAAGGCTGCTTCTATTCGGATTTCTGAGATGATTGATCGCAATCCAGCCATAGACACTGAAGACAAGAAGGGGAAAGCACTGTCATATGTGAGAGGAGAAATTCAGTTCAAAGGTGTATATTTCAGTTACCCCTCTCGGCCCGATACTGCTGTCCTGCAAGGGCTGGATGCCACGATCCCGGCTGGGAAAACCGTGGGTATTGTCGGGGGAAGTGGCTCTGGCAAGTCCACCGTCATTTCGTTGCTCCAAAGATTTTATGATCCCATCGAAGGCGAAATTTACCTGGATGGATACAAGATAAAGAGACTGCATCTTAAATGGTTGAGATCCCAAATGGGACTTGTTAACCAAGAGCCAATCCTTTTCGCAACATCCATTAAAGATAATATACTGTTTGGCAAGGAAGATGCATCAATGGAAGATGTAGAGAGAGCAGCCAAGGCTGCAAATGCACATGACTTCATTATCAAGCTACCAGATGCTTATGAAACTAAT GTTGGGCAATTCGGGTTCCAATTATCTGGAGGCCAAAAGCAGAGAATAGCCATTGCAAGAGCTTTGATCAGAGACCCGAGGATCTTGCTGTTAGATGAAGCCACGAGTGCCCTAGATGCCGAATCTGAAAGAATTGTACAAGAGGCAATTGATCACGCATCGATTGGGAGGACTGCAATAGTCATAGCTCATCGTCTATCCACGATTAGAATGGCGAAGCTAATAATGGTTCTTCAACAAGGGAGGGTAGTCGAATCTGGTTCACATGCACATCTTATGGAGATGAATGATGGAGAGTACTACAATATGGTGAGAATGCAGCAGCAGTCAGGTATTCAACACGAAGCTACTCCGAGTAGCCATAGGCAAAAGATTGATAAGAAAAGGCGCCATAAAATGAGTGTACCTTCTAGTCCACTAAGTGCGAGATCAAGTGCAGCCAGCACTCCTGTTATGTATCCATTTAGCCCCGCGCTTTCCATGAGTCCGGCAATTCCACACAGCGGGATATATTCTGCTCCCTACTCGGTGCAATACGAAGATTCCTTTGATAGTGACGACGAGGACAGAAACAAACCGGCTTATCCTGCTCCTTCACAGTGGCGTTTGCTGAAAATGAATGCACCCGAGTGGCCTCGAGCCCTGCTTGGATGCATTGGAGCGATTGGCTCGGGAGCTGTACAGCCCATAAATGCATACTGCGTTGGGGGTCTCATTGCAGTTTACTTCCGAACAGACAAATCCACCATCCAATCCCACGCAAGGATCTACACTTATGTTTTCATAGGCCTCGGTGTTTTCAACATGTTCACTAATGTTCTCCAGCACTACAATTTCGCAGTCATGGGGGAAAAACTAACTAAAAGGGTTAGGGAGAAGCTACTCGAGAAACTCATGACCTTCGAGATTGGATGGTTCGACCAAGACGAAAACGCAAGTGCAGCCATATGTGCTCGGATATCAACCGAAGCTAACATGGTTCGTTCCCTCGTAGGAGACCGGATGTCACTGCTAGTTCAAGCCATCTTCGCGGCCACCTTTGCTTACACTTTAGGGCTTTTCCTATCATGGAGGCTCGCGCTTGTGATGATGGCAGCTCAGCCTTTGCTCATTGGAAGCTTTTATGCCAGAAGTGTACTGATGAAAAGTATGTCTGCAAAAGCACAGAAAGCACAAAGGGAAGGAAGCCAATTAGCAAGTGAAGCAGTCGTTAATCATAGAACTATCACTGCTTTCTCGTCTCAGAAACGAATCGTTGGCCTGTTTAAAGCAACATTAGAAGAGCCAAGAAAGGAAAGTATCAGGCAATCCTGGTTTGCAGGCATGGGGCTATTTAGCTCCCAATTTCTCGCCACAGCTTCTACAGCTTTAGCCTACTGGTACGGTGGAAAGCTACTAACAGAAGGACAGATATCCCCCGAGAAACTTTTTAGAGCATTTCTCGCACTGCTTTTTACTGCCTATACAATTGCCGAAGCAGGAAGCATGACCAAGGATATATCACGAGGAAGCGATGCTGTCCGCTCAGTATTCGCTATCCTGGATAGAGAATCCGAGATTAAACCAGACAGCTCAGTGGCAGTTGATGCAAAAAAATCAGAGATTATGGGTCGAGTTGAGTTTAAGAAAGTGTTCTTCGCTTACCCTACAAGACCCGACCAGCTGATTTTCAAAGGCCTTAGCCTTAAAATTAGCCCGGGGACTACAGTAGCACTGGTAGGGCAAAGCGGTTCTGGCAAATCATCAATTATAGGGCTGATAGAGAGGTTTTATGATCCACTTAAAGGAGCAGTTTATATCGACGGACGAGACATCAAGGACTACAAGCTGAGAAAATTAAGGTCACATATAGCATTAGTCAGCCAAGAGCCTACCTTATTTGCAGGAACTATCTACGAGAACATTGCCTATGGCAAAAAGAACGCAAAGGAAGCCGAGATAAGAAAGGCTGCTATTCTTGCAAATGCACACGAGTTCATAAG TGGAATGAAGGATGGATATGAGACTTACTGTGGAGAAAGGGGAGCACAGCTCTCGGGAGGCCAGAAGCAAAGAATAGCAATCGCACGTGCAATCCTCAAGAACCCGAAAATCCTGCTCTTGGATGAAGCAACAAGCGCTCTCGACACAATATCAGAAAGGCTGGTTCAAGAAGCACTGGAGAAGATGATGGCTGGTCGAACCTGCATTGTTGTGGCTCATCGGCTATCCACGATACAGAAAGCTACCTCCATTGCTGTGATCAAGGACGGAATAGTCGAAGAGCAGGGATCACACTCTGAGCTGCTTTCCCTGGCTGGCGCTTACTACTCGCTTGTAAAACTACAAGGTAGCAGCACGCCTTACCGGCAAACTTGA